Proteins encoded together in one Kutzneria kofuensis window:
- a CDS encoding FAD-dependent monooxygenase: protein MVVHRRAGSTPVLVHDSHPDRLQIGWTLPHKGWRLIADQGIEHVREQLMTALPQFADLIAEQVTALSDLTLLDVFSGRAPEWGRDGLVLLGDSAHTHSPIGAQGINLAL from the coding sequence GTGGTGGTGCACCGCCGGGCCGGCAGCACGCCGGTGCTGGTGCACGACTCGCACCCGGACCGGCTGCAGATCGGCTGGACGTTGCCGCACAAGGGATGGCGGCTGATCGCCGACCAGGGCATCGAGCACGTGCGGGAACAGCTGATGACCGCGCTGCCGCAGTTCGCCGACCTGATCGCCGAGCAGGTCACGGCGCTGTCCGACCTGACGCTGCTGGACGTGTTCTCCGGCCGGGCGCCGGAGTGGGGGCGCGACGGCTTGGTGCTGTTGGGCGACAGCGCGCACACGCACAGCCCGATCGGGGCGCAGGGCATCAACCTCGCGCTGTAG
- a CDS encoding cyclase family protein, translating to MRVIDLSSPVDANQWEPDAVVHKIMTPAEGAVHMSEEMKAHFGIDFDPSVLPNGELLSLDTFTPTSHTGTHVDAPAHYGTVTAYGEPRTIEQMPLEWFLRPAVVLDVRDQPVGVAVLEKELARIGYQPQPLDIVILHTGASEYVGTQKYFTDFCGLDGPATDFLLDLGIRVIGTDAFSLDAPFGDTIRRYQATGDRDVLWPAHFAGRRREYCQIERLHNLEAVPSVGFRLSCFPVKLVNSGAGWTRAVALLDD from the coding sequence GTGCGAGTCATCGACCTGTCGTCCCCGGTGGACGCCAACCAGTGGGAGCCGGACGCGGTCGTGCACAAGATCATGACGCCGGCCGAGGGCGCGGTGCACATGAGCGAGGAGATGAAGGCCCACTTCGGCATCGACTTCGACCCTTCGGTGCTGCCCAACGGCGAACTGCTGTCGCTGGACACGTTCACGCCGACCAGCCACACCGGCACGCACGTGGACGCGCCGGCGCACTACGGCACCGTGACCGCCTACGGGGAGCCCCGCACCATCGAGCAGATGCCGCTGGAGTGGTTCCTGCGCCCCGCCGTCGTGCTGGACGTGCGGGACCAGCCGGTCGGCGTGGCGGTGCTGGAGAAGGAGCTGGCCCGGATCGGCTACCAGCCGCAGCCGTTGGACATCGTAATCCTGCACACCGGGGCGTCGGAGTACGTGGGCACGCAGAAGTACTTCACCGACTTCTGCGGCCTCGACGGCCCCGCCACGGACTTCCTGCTGGACCTGGGGATCCGGGTCATCGGCACGGACGCGTTCAGCCTGGACGCGCCGTTCGGCGACACGATCCGCCGCTACCAGGCCACCGGCGACCGGGACGTGCTGTGGCCGGCGCACTTCGCCGGGCGGCGCCGGGAGTACTGCCAGATCGAGCGGCTGCACAACCTGGAGGCCGTGCCGTCGGTCGGGTTCCGGCTGTCGTGCTTCCCGGTCAAGCTGGTCAACTCGGGCGCGGGCTGGACGCGCGCGGTGGCGCTGCTGGACGACTGA
- a CDS encoding TetR/AcrR family transcriptional regulator C-terminal domain-containing protein has protein sequence MRLSRQDILAGALDLLDEVGADNLTMRRLATALGVTNGATYWHFASKQVLLAAMAESMLAGVTNGLDRDAPWWEQLTATAHRLHAALKSRRDGARIFAGAFFPEPNALAYGETMIGILREAGMSPRDAVWTVDTITYYVVGHTIEEQAAAGLAEDDVPDLRAALDPELHPNTLAAIDDIPAPHPPEHFDHGLELIISGLRTRLGVEVVSNGG, from the coding sequence GTGCGGCTGAGCCGTCAGGACATCCTGGCCGGCGCGCTCGACCTGCTGGACGAGGTCGGCGCGGACAACCTCACCATGCGCCGGCTGGCCACCGCGCTGGGTGTGACCAACGGCGCCACCTACTGGCACTTCGCCAGCAAGCAGGTGCTGCTGGCCGCGATGGCCGAGAGCATGCTGGCCGGCGTCACCAACGGCCTCGACCGGGACGCGCCCTGGTGGGAGCAGCTCACCGCGACCGCGCACCGGCTGCACGCGGCCCTGAAGTCACGCCGGGACGGGGCCCGCATCTTCGCCGGGGCCTTCTTCCCCGAGCCCAACGCGCTGGCCTACGGCGAGACGATGATCGGCATCCTCCGGGAGGCCGGGATGAGCCCCCGGGACGCCGTGTGGACCGTCGACACGATCACGTACTACGTGGTCGGCCACACCATCGAGGAGCAGGCGGCCGCCGGGCTGGCCGAGGACGACGTGCCGGACCTGCGGGCGGCGCTGGACCCCGAGCTGCACCCGAACACGCTGGCCGCCATCGACGACATCCCGGCCCCGCACCCGCCCGAGCACTTCGACCACGGCCTGGAGCTGATCATCTCCGGGCTGCGGACGCGACTCGGGGTCGAGGTGGTCTCGAATGGCGGGTGA